A segment of the Capra hircus breed San Clemente chromosome 19, ASM170441v1, whole genome shotgun sequence genome:
AGAGTAGAGGAGAAACCCAAAGTTTGCAGGGGGTGGGACTGAGAATAGAGAAACGACACGGGAACATGGAATGAGTTCAGATGACAGAACAGTGTCTCAACTCTTCCCTTAGCTGCTCCAGGCAGCCACCAACTACCGCAATGGGCACACAGGCCAGCTCTCAGCCATCAcagtgtttctgctttttggaGGGTCCCTGGCCCGAATCTTCACCTCCATTCAGGTGAGTGCACCTCCTCCCCTCTAGAGGGCACCATAACTTCACCTTACCTCTCCCTGCCCGAGGACTTCAGGCTGCCTCTTTTGGAACCCTTTCGCTTAAGTGACCCTAGCTGTGTCTCTCACCCAGGAAACTGGAGACCCCCTCATGGCTGGAACCTTTGTAGTCTCTTCTCTCTGCAATGGCCTCATCGCTGCCCAGGTCCTCTTCTACTGGAATGCCAAGGCtccccaaaagaagaaaaagcagtaGAGTTGAGTGGGCTCCCCGAGTACATTCCATGTTTCCATTCATCCACTCAGCCTTGGGCTCCTTCCCATCTGGATCAGTTTGCTGGTGTGACTTTTAACCATTCCCCGTTCTTCTGCAATTGCAACTTTGATTGGCCCAGATCCTTAGGATGGGATAGAGATTTTCAGGCTGACATTTTAACATTGTGTGCTGTCCTGTGTATATGCTCTGGAGTCATTTAAACATTTGGCTGAAATTCTTCCTTTAGCAGAAGTTTCTAGCTAGTTAATCTATTCTGGGCAGAAGTCTTACCCTGTCCTCCCCATTTCCCCACTTCCTTTCTGACCCTGAAGGACAGAGCCTGGACAGTGGAAGAGACCAggtgcttatggtttcctttctcCCCCAGCCTGGCTCAGACTGTCTCCTGGACCCCAGTGCTTGGTGGGGGGGTAGGGGGAGGGGGACAGAAGAATGACTCAGGCAGGGCCccagggtggggtgaggaggtTCCTGCTCTGGCAGGTCCAGGCGGAAGGGAGTGGAGACTGCTGGTTCCTGCTGCAGTAAAGGGGAACAGAGATGGAACAATAAAGACTCAGAGACATGGTTTAATTGTACAAAACTGTATTctgcctacaaaaaaaaaaaatctgtgggtTTTGTTCCCCCTAGCTTTATGGGGTTTGAGGAGTACTGCTCGTCTCTGAACTGTGGTCCAACACAGTTCTAAAGGATTTGCagcctgggaggtggggggtggggtgttcTGGGTAGAAACAGAAAAGGAGACTAGAAACCTTTCTGGGCGGTCCCTGCCTGTGAGGGTTAGAGGTGGGTTAGGGGCAAGGGGGTCCCTGAGA
Coding sequences within it:
- the MPDU1 gene encoding mannose-P-dolichol utilization defect 1 protein isoform X1, which codes for MAAEVDGPLKRVLVPLLLPEKCYDQIFVQWDLLHVPCLKILLSKALGLGIVAGSLLVKLPQVFKILGAKSAEGLSLQSVMLELVALTGTMVYSITNNFPFRCCFPSVLRPGPSGAAFTTDAPGCSHPAPGLQHAFGGGGKAAPGSHQLPQWAHRPALSHHSVSAFWRVPGPNLHLHSGNWRPPHGWNLCSLFSLQWPHRCPGPLLLECQGSPKEEKAVELSGLPEYIPCFHSSTQPWAPSHLDQFAGVTFNHSPFFCNCNFDWPRSLGWDRDFQADILTLCAVLCICSGVI